The DNA segment CGTCCCCGGTGTGCACCGCGCCGCTCAGGCCGTACGGGGTGTCGTTGGCGATACGGACCGCCTCGTCCTCCCCGTCGAACGGGACGAGCAGTGCCACCGGGCCGAAGATCTCCTGCTGGAGCAGCGGCGAGTCGGGGGCCAGACCGGTCAGGACCGAAGGGGCGACCAGGCTGCCCTCGGTCCGCCCGTGCACCAGGGCCGTCGCCCCGGCGGCCACCGCCTGCTCCACGACCGAGGTCACGGCCTCGGCCTGGGAGGCGTTGATGAGCGGGCCGATGTGGGTGGCCGGGTCGGCCGGGTCGCCGGTCCTGAGCGTCCTGACCTTGGCGACGAACTTCTCGGTGAACTCCTGCTCCACACCGCGGTCCACCAGGATGCGGTTGGCGGCCATACAGACCTGGCCCTGGTGCACGTACCGGCTGAAGACCGCCGCGTCGACGGCGTAGTCGATGTCGGCGTCGTCCAGCACGATCAGCGCGCTGTTGCCGCCGAGTTCCAGGACGGAGTGCTTGAAGTGCGCCGCGCAGACCGTGGCGACGTGCTGGCCGACCTTGTCGGAGCCGGTGAAGGAGATGACCTTGGGCACCGGGTGGGTGAGCAGCGCGTCGCCGATCTCGGCGATGTCGGTGACCACCACGTTCAGCAGGCCGCCGGGCAGTCCCGCCTCCTCGAAGACCTTCGCCACCAGGGTGCCGCCGCAGACCGGGGTGTTCTGGTGCGGCTTGAGGACCACGGCGTTGCCGAGCGCCAGCGCCGGGGCGACCGACTTCATGGAGAGCAGGAAGGGGAAGTTGAACGGGCTGATGACACCCACGACGCCGACCGGGACCCGGTAGACGCGGTTCTCCTTGCCGTCGGCCGGCGAGGCGATGATGCGGCCCTCGGGGCGCAGCGCCAGCTGGACGGCCTCGCGCAGGAATTCCTTGGTGAGGTGGAGCTCGAAGGCCGCCTTCACCCGGGTGCCGCCCAGTTCGGCGACGATGGCCTCGGCTATGTCCTCCTCGCGCTCCTCGATGATGCGCAGCGCGCGCTCGAAGACCCCGCGGCGGGTGTAGGGGTTCGTCCCGGCCCAGGCCTCCTGGGCACGTTCGGCGGCGCGGTAGGCCTGGTCGACCTCGGCGGCCGTGGCCACCGTGACCGAGGCGAGCTTCGTCCCGTCGTACGGGTTGAAGTCGATGATGTCCCAGGAACCGCTGCCGGGCTTCCACTCACCGTCTATGTACTGAAGAGCCAGCTCGCTGAAGAAGGACATGGAATCCCTAACTGCCGCTGCCGCGCGCGCAGATGCTCATGACGCCAAAGGCCTGATGGCATCTCATCGTACGTGCGTTTCAGGTGGTGCGGAGGATGTCCCTGATGATGGAGCGGGTGTCTTCCGGCGGCGGGCTGTCCTGCTGCAGCTGGCCCATCGCCCTTTCGTACTGGGCGACTTCCTCCCTCTTGTCGAGGTAGAGGGAGCCGGTCAGCTGCTCCAGGTAGACGAGGTCCGACAGGTCGGACTCGGGGAACCGCAGCATCGCGAACGATCCGCTCTCGCCGGCGTGGCCGCCGAAGCTGAACGGCATCACCTGGAGCGTGACGTTCTGCATCTCGGAGATCTCGATGAGGTGCTCCAACTGGCCCCGCATCACGTCCCGTTTGCCGTACGGTCGGCGCAGGGCGGACTCGTCGAGCACGGCGTGGAACTGCGGAGCGTGCTCGGCGACCAGCACCTTCTGGCGCTCCAGCCGCAGGGCGACCCGGCGGTCGATGTCGGATGCCGACGCGTCGGGGTTGCCCCGGGTGACGACCGCGTGGGCGTACGCCTCCGTCTGCAACAGGCCGTGCACGAACTGCACTTCGTACGCGCGGATCAGCGATGCGGCGCCTTCGAGGCCGATGTACGTCTGGAACCAGCCCGGCAGCACATCGCCGTAACTGTGCCACCAGCCCGCGAGGTTGGCCTCCTTGGCGAGGCCGAGCAGCGCCTCGCGCTCGGTCGGGTCGAGCACTCCGTAGAGCGTGAGCAGATCCTCGACGTCCCTGGACTTGAAGCTCACCCGTCCCAACTCCATGCGGCTGATCTTGGATTCCGAGGCCCGGATCGAGTATCCGGCGGCCTCCCGGGTGATCCCGAGTGAATCGCGCAGCCGTCTGAGCTGTGAGCCCAGGAGGATGCGCCGCACGACGGACCCACCTCCGGTGCTCAGCGTCTGGGAAGACCCCCAGGACTCGCCTGCTGACACTTTCCAACCCTCCCCGGTCGTGATGTGGGGCGCAGTCTGCCACTAAAACCTGTCTCCCTGTACTCGATCTGTACTCGATCGATTACAGAAAGAGCAAAGCCCGGCACGTGGCCGGCAGGAGAGCGCAAGAAGAGAGCAAGAAGAAATGCATCAGAACCGGCACGGGGTTGCTCAAGTCCGGCGCGTGCACGTGCATCTGCCCTTGCATCTGCTGTGCGCATTCGGAACCATGGGCCCCGCGCACCTGCGTTCTCGTACCACCGCACGCTGGCTACGGCCGCGAAACCGGGGAGTGCCTCGCATGGGGACGAATGGATCGACCATGCTCGAGCCGTTAAGGCAGGGGCTTCCTCCCATCGACCCCTCGGCCGTGTCCAGTTCGGCCTCCTGCGCACTGCCGCCGAAGTTCGAAGCGGTGCGGGGCGCACGGCACTTCACCAAGTCCACGCTCACGTCGTGGGGGCTCTGCGAGCGGTTCGACGATGTGGCGCTGGTCGTCTCGGAACTCGTCACCAACGCCCTGCGCCACGCCCTGCCGACCGACGCCCCGCGCGACGAGGACGCCCCGGTGCGGCTGCACCTGATGCGGTGGACCTCCCGCCTGGTGTGCGCGGTGCGCGACCCGAGCGACGGCGCCCCGGCCGCGCGCCCGACGGACGACTTCGCGGCCGAGTCGGGGCGGGGCCTCTTCCTGGTCGACTCCTTCGCCGACAGCTGGGGCTGGCACCCGCTGGCGGGAACACTGCGCGGCAAGGTGGTCTGGGCGCTGTTCCGGTTGCAGGGGGACTAGGGAGCGCCGGCGGCCACGAAGCCGACCCGGAGCGTGCGGGCGGCGCGGACCCCCGCACCCCGGGGCGCGCACGCCTGCCTGGACGTTCTCACGGGAGACATACGGGGACGGGCCGCCTCCCCTTCGGCCCGCCGGCCGGCCATGGCGCTCCTGGGCGCCACGCCCTCAAGTACGCCGCCGATCAGACCTGTTCGGCGCCCAGATGGTCGAACTCCCCCGCCTTCGCGCCGTGCAGCATCGCCGCGATCTCGGCCCGGGTGTAGACGAGAGCGGGCCCGTCGGGGTGGCGTGAGTTGCGTACCGCGACGTCCCCGCCGGGGAGCCTGGCGAACTCCACGCAGGATCCCTGCGAGTTGCTCAGCTCGCTCTTCTGCCAGGTGACTCCGGGAAGCTCTGTTGCCGCCATGCCGTTGTACGCGTGGTGCACAGGTCACTCCCGGGTAGTGCAGATAGTGCAGAAGTACGCAGCACAGGAGTACGGACGTACGGGATTACAGGTCTCAACTGTGCTGGATCATAGCTGTGTTCACGTGCGGATGCATGAGCATATGCACGTGCACGCGGGGTGGTCGCTCCACTACAGCTTTGCCGGTGAGACGTCCCTCATGCACGGGGACGCGCCGTGCCCGGATCCGGCTCCCTGGTAGCTTGGCGCGTTCCGTCATCCACGCCAGGGGGAAAGAAGTGAACAGGTTCCTACGCACCACCGGCCTCGCGGTCACCGGGCTCGCGGCGGCGCTCGTGGTGAGCGGGTGTTCCAGCAGTGACAGCGGGAGCTCCGACGCGTCCCAGGACAAGGGCGCGCACACCGCGGCCCCGGCGCCCTCCACGTCCGACGGCGGCAGCGGCGCCGACGGTGCCGGTGCGAAGGCCGCGGACATCGAGGGCAGCTGGCTCGCCGTCACCGGCGGCAAGTCCACCGCGCTGGTGATCCAGGGCAAGCAGGCCGCCATCGCGGGTCAGCACGTCTGCACCGGAACGGTCGCCGCCATGGGCAAGCCGATGCTGTCCCTCAAGTGCCCCGACGGCAACAACGACCGCACCATGGGGTCGATCGAGTCCGCCGACGGTAGGACCATGACGGTGTCGTGGGAGGCCGGGATCAAGGACACGTTCAAGAAGACCGACGGTGCGAAGCTCCCGGACGGTCTGAAGATGCCGAAGTCCTAAGGTCTTTCGGCCGGCTGGGGCCGGGGCCGCGGCGCCTCCTCCTCAAGGGCCGCGGTGAGCTGGTCGAGGGTGTTGAGGAGCAGCCCGGCCCCGCTGCGTACGACCTGGTCGGGTACGCCTTCGCCGTCCCACGCCGCGAGGTTCTCGCGCACCTCGTCCCAGTGCGGGACGCGCCGCTGCCGGATGTCCTTGGCGCCCCGCTCGACCGCGTGGAGCAGCGCGTCCGCGACGTCGCGCGCCGCCGGTACGGGGGTGGTTGAGCGACTGGGCAGATGGGCCTCCATCAGCATGGCGGCCCGACCCAGCTGCCCCATCGCCTCCTCCGCGTCGGCAGCCGCCGACCTGGAGAGGCCGCGGTGGCGCACCGGTTCGTGGGCGGCCCGCTCCAGGGCTTCCTGCCAGGCGATCCGGGCGGTGCGCGAGGCCAGCACCGCGTCGCGGACATCGTCCCTGCGGGCGCCGGCCGGATCGGCGTAGTGCGCGACGACCGCCGCCGCGTAACGGCCGTCGGCGAGCAGCCAGTCGGCGAGCCTGTTGCGCAGCCTGGGCGTCTCCCAGGCCGGGTAGACGGCGTACGCGACCATCGCGAGCAGGCCGCCGATCAGCGTGAGCAGCACCCGGTCCCGGACGGTCTGGTCGACGGCGAGTCCGCTCATGCCGAGGAGGAAGACGACGTAGGCGGAGACGCAGGCCGAACCGGCCGCGTAACCCGTGCGCATCAGAAGGAACATCAGCCCCGCGCAGACCACCGCGAGCGCGCCGGACGGGTACGGCCCCGGATGCGCCAGCTGGACGACGGTGGTGGCGACAGCCACCCCGACGAGCGTGCCGCCGAAGCGGGCGACGGCGCGGCCGTACGTCTGGGAGAAGTCCGGGCGCATCACCATCACGGAGGCCAGCGGTACCCAGTAGCCGTGTCCGAACGGCAGGGCGAAGCCGATGAGGTAGCCGACCGCCGCGACCACGGCGATGCGGATCGCGTGGCGCAGGACCGGTGAGTCGTGGCTGTGCAGCTCCTTGCCCACGGCCCGCAGCACGACCGGGGCCATCCGCACCAGCGTGGGCCGTACCAGCGGTTCGGTGTCGGTCGTGGTGCCCTCGCCCTGAGCCGTCTCGACGACGTCGCGGAGCAGGGTGGCCAGCCGGGCCGCGGCGCGGCGGGCGGGTCCGGTGAGCACGTCGGAGTTGTCGGGGGCTTCCAGCACCGCGAGGGCCGGGGCGGCGATGACGACCGGTTGGCCGTGCCGGACGGCGTGGGCGGCGGTGTCCAGTACGGAGCCCGCGGCGGCCAGGAGTTCCCGCACCCGGTCGCGTTCGGGCCCCTCGGCCGCGGCGCCGATGGCCGGGTCGGCGAGCGAGGCGAGCACGGGCCTGACCCGCTCGGCGATCCCGCGGGTGCCGTGCAGTGCGGCGGGACGCCTGCGGGCTTCGCGGCGGGTGACGGTGGCGGCGCTGCGGGCCGTCACGAACGGCTCCGGGTCGAAGTGCGCGACCGGGTCCTGGCGCAGCCGGCGGGCGTAGTCGGCCTCGGCGGCCAGCGCGTCGGCCAGGGCGTCGCGCTGGGCTCCCCATCTGCGGATGGGGAAGAGGACGATCAGCCCGGCCTGGACGACCGCGCCGGTGGCGATCATCGCGGCGTGGCCCGCCGCGGCCGGCACGGAAGTGGGGAGGGTGACGGTCACCAGCATCATCGCGACGTTGGAGGCGGCGATGACGCCCGCGGTGGGCCCGGCGGCCCAGGCCAGCCCTGCCAGGAACGCCCAGAGCGCGATCAGTGCCATGAAGAGCGTGATGTGTGCGCCGGAGAGGTAGCCGAGGAAGGTCGAGACGGCCAGCGTCCCGCCCGAGAGCAGCGCCAGGACGGGCCGGGCGCGCCAGCTGCGCTGGAAACTGGCGATGGCGGCCTGGAAGGCGCCGAAGGCGGAGCTCGCCGCGACGGCCGGGCCGAAGATGTCGAGGCTGAGCAGGACGACCAGGGCGAGGCCCGCGGCACCGCGGAAGGCGATGAGCGGTTCCAGGCGCCGCCGTTGGATCGTCAGCCCGGAGCGGGCGGTCGCGTTCAGGGCCCGGAGCCAGCTCATGGGTCTGAGCGTAGCGGGATATCGGGGCATTTCCGGCGTATGGAGGCAGCGGCACCCGCCGGAGTCAGGGGGTCAGAGGGAGCAGGGAGTCAGGGAGTCACGCCGGGGGCACCGCGCCCGTGCAGCCCTCGGCGGCGCCCGGCCGAGCGCCGCGTTCAGGCACCCGTCCCCAGTCCCGCCGCGTCCGCCGCCGCCGTGCCGTCCAGCCAGCCCGCCTCGTCCGTGACGCCCCGCACCCGGCTCACGGTCGTCTCGGGGAACATCCGGTCCGCCTCCGACACCACCGCCACGTCCCGCTCCGCGAGCACCGGCAGGAGCGAGCCGGCCGCTTCCGCCGTCACCTCTTCCGTGGTCCGGGCGAGCCGCTGGCCGAGCCTGCTGGCGTACGCGGTCAGGAACGACTGCCGGAAGGTCTTCGTCCGCTTCCGTCCGCCCGCGCGCTGCGCCGCCTCCGCGCGGGTCATCGCGGCCATCCCCTGCACCAGGAGCGAGGTGTGGAGCAGTTCGGCCACCTCCAGGTCGGGTTCGAAGCCGACGACCGTGGAGAAACCGAAGGCGCTGTTCCAGACCGCGCGGCAGCGGTTCGCGGTGGCGACCGCGTCGAGCAGGACCGCCTTCGCCGTCTCGTACGGGGCGTCGACACCGATACGGCAGGCCGCCGGGGTGTCCGTGCGCTGCCCGTCGGCCGCGAGCCGCGCCTCGTCGATGCTGTGCCGGGCCATCAGCTCCTGCGCCTTCCCGCTGAGCGCCTCGGCCTCCGCCGCGTAGTCCGTCGCCTCGGCCTTGGCGAGCAGCGCCCGGATCCGGCCGAGCGCCCGCGGCTCGGCGTGGTGGTGCGGCGGCAGGAGCGAATCGGTGCCCGGCGCCGGACCCACCGGTTCGATGGCCGGGAGACGCAGCAGCAGCCGGTACAGCTCCAGGAGCGCGGTCGCGTACGAGAAGCGGTCGGCCTCCCAGGGCGGTGCGGCCAGCTCGTCCAGCTGGGCACGCCAGCGGGGCGGCAGCCGCTTGTACGCCCGGACCTCCGCCGTGATCAGCGACGCCAGCAGCCGGACGTGCCGGTCGGCCAGCTCGCGCCGGACGAGCCGTACGACGTCGGCCGGCTGCCAGCCCCGCTGCCAGGCCCGGCGCAGGAACTCCTCGCCGCGCCGGCCCAGCTCCGCGTCGGCCGCCGGGTCGGCGGCCAGCAGGGAGGCTCCCGTGTCCAGGCCAGCGTCGCCCTCGCTGTAGAGGGCTGCGGCGAAGGCCCGGTCGGTCACCGATTCCATACGTTCTCCATGCGCCCGGTCTCCATGCGCCCGGTCTCCGGGCACCCAGTCTCCATGCGCCCAGGGTAGGTCTGGCCCCACCCCCGTCCGCCCGCCAGTGGTCGTGCTCCGGGCCGCACGGAGCGGTTGACCGATGGGCGCGTGGCCGACGGGCGGGTGACGGCGCGCTGACCATCGTGCTGGGCGGGCTCCGCACCCGGCGGGCCTCGTTCGCCGGGAGTCTCGCGGCGGTGGCACGCGGAGTCGCGCTGCTGACGGTCGTGGAGCTCGGGCTCGCGTCCATGGCCGGCGCGCAGGACCGGGCGCCGACGCGGTTCGCCGCGACGCCGGTCGTGGTGGCGGGCCGGTCCACGATCACCTCGGGCCCGGTGACTCGGCGGATTCTTTATCCACAGCCTGTGGACAGAGAACTGCTGTGCGAACTGCGCGTGCTCGGCCCGGTGACCGGGTCCGGGACCGCGTTGGGCGTGGACGCCCCGGCCGGCGCGGTGCGCGCGGTGGTCGGCCATCGTGCCCAGGTCCTGACCGGGGACGCCCGGCGCCGCGCCGACCCGGCCGCCGGCGCGGACCACGAGGCGCTGGTGACCGTGAACACGCTGCCCGGCACGGCGGGCGGGGGGCCGCCTTCGTCTCGGTGTTCGTCGTCGCCGACCGGGATGCTCGTACGGGAGAACACGGCCGCGTCCGTACGCCGCACCGCGGCCGTGGCGGCCCCGGCCCTGGTCACCGTCGGGCCGGCGGGTTCGCTGCCCGGCTCGGCGGGGATGGTGACCGAGGCCAGGGACGCGGAAGCCCGCGCCCAGGTCCGGGGGAGCCAACTGGTCGCCACCGGGGCCCACTTGAGGGTTCCCGGCCGGATCGACGGCGCCCGGCTCACCCCATCGGCGAGCACCGCGGTCTTCGTACGAGCAGCACACGGTGGGAGCGACGGTGCCGTGGGTGGCACTGGCGGGGGCGCCTGGGGTGCTGCGCGGTGATGGCGGGGGGCGCCCACGGCACGGGCGGGGGCGTGAAGGGGCGGGGACCAGGGGCGTCCCGGGGGCGTGAAGGGCGGGCCGGAGCCAGGGGGATGCCTGGCCCTCCTGCCTCTGCCCGGCGGCCGAAGCGCCCCGCCGCCTCACACCTTCAGCACCAGCTTCCCCCGTACATGCCCCTCCTCGCTCAGCCTCTGCGCCTGCTCCGCCTGCTCCAGCGGAAGCACCTTCGCCACCTCGACGCGCAGCGTGCCGTCCGCCGCCAGCAGGGCCTGCTCCGCCAGGATCGTCACCGCGTCGGCGGACATGGCGCCGCCGCTGAAGACCACGCCCAGCTCCGGCGCCGCCGGGTCGGCGATCGTGACGACGCGGTCCGTCGTACCTCCGCGCAGCTCGATCGAGTCCCGGAGCGCCCCCTTCCCCGCAACGTCGAAGACCGCGTCCACGCCCTGCGGGGCGACCGCGCGGACCCGCTCCACGAGCCCTTCGCCGTACGTCACGGGCGTCGCGCCGAGCACCCGCAGGAAGTCGTGGTTGGCCTCGGACGCGGTGGCGATGACGGTCGCGCCACGGGCCGCGGCGAGCTGGACGGCGATCGAACCGACCGCACCCGCGCCGCCGTTCACCAGCAGCGTCTCCCCGTTCTTCAGCTCCAGCAGTTTCAGGACGCGCTCCGAGGTCTCACCGGCGACCGGCAGCGCGACCGCCGACTCCCAGGGGAGCGCGTCGGGCTTGGGCGCGACGGACTCGGCGAGGGCGTACGGCGCGTACGCACCCGTGACGCTCCAGCCCACCACCTCGTCGCCGAGCGCGACCCCGGTGACGCCCTCACCGATCTCGTCCACGGTCCCGGCGACCTCCACACCAGGGATCGCGGGCAGCGGGGTCGGGAACATGTCCTCCGCCCAGCCACTGCGGATCTTGTGGTCCAGCGCGTTCACCCCGGCGGCGGCCACCTTCAGACGGACCTGGCCGGGGCCGGCGTGCGGCTCGGGGGTCTCCTTGAGCCGGAGCACCTCGGGGCCGCCGAACTCCTCGAACACGATCGCTTCCATGGTTTCTCCTCCATCAGTCGCACAATCAGTCGCAGAGCCCCTGCCGCACGGCACAGCCGGTCGCACAGCGCAGTCGGAAGCAGCCCACCACTGGGTGGAACGCGGGGGAACCGCCACCGCTTCCCCGTCCCGGCATCGATGTCCCGGAACCGATGTCCCGGCATCGACGTCCCGGACGAGTCCCAGAATCGATCGTGACCCCTCCCGGCCCCGCCCGCCTTTCGTACGGTTCCGCCGGTCCGGACGGACAGGGCCGCCTCCGGCGGATTGTCAGTGGTGGCTGCAAGACTCGATCGCATGACCGAACGGTGGGCTCTGGCGACGGCGGAGGGCGGCGGGGCGCACCTCGCGCCACTCGGCGGCGACGGGCTGCCCGCCGGGGACGTGGTGCACGAGCCGGATCTGGTCGAGGCGGTGCGGTCCCGCCCTGAGGTCGGGCGGTGGGTGTGGCGCTCGACCGCCGAGATCTATCCGCGGCTGCTCGCCGCCGGAGTGCGGGTCGAGCGGTGTTACGACATCGAGGACGCGGAGCTGCTGCTGCTCGGCCACGACGGGCGGTACGGCGAGCCCCGCTCGGCCGCGGCGGCCTGGGCCCGGCTGCACCGGGCGCCCGTGCCGCCCGATCCGCGTCCCCGGTCGGCCGAGCCCGGCGCACAGTCGTCCCTCTTCGAGCCCGCCCCCGTCCCCATGGAGCTCGGCGCGCTCCTGGAGGTGTACGCGGACCAGCTCGTCCGGCACGGGACCACCGTCCACCCGGACCGGATGCGGCTGCTCACCGCGTCCGAGTCGGCGGGGATGCTGGTGGCGGCCGAGATGCACCGGGACGGGCTGCCCTGGCGGTCCGATGTGCACCGGGCCGTCCTGGACGAGCTGCTCGGCGAGCGGTACGCGGGCGGCGGTGAGCCGCGCCGGATGGCGGAGCTGGCGGACGAGGTGTCGGCGGCCTTCGGACGCCGGGTCAGACCGGAGCTGCCCGCCGATGTCATCAAGGCGTTCGGCCAGGCCGGGATCCGGGTGAAGTCGACCCGCCGCTGGGAGCTGGAGTCGATCACGCATCCGGCGGTGCGGCCCCTCCTCCAGTACAAGAAGCTGTACCGGATCTGGACGGCCAACGGCTGGGGATGGCTCCAGGACTGGGTGCGGGACGGGCGCTTCCGCCCGGAGTACCAGCCGGGCGGGACGGTCTCCGGGCGGTGGACCACCAATGGCGGCGGGGCGCTTCAGATCCCGAAGGTGATCCGGCGGGCGGTCGTCGCGGACGACGGCTGGCGTCTGGTGGTGGCCGACGCCGACCAGATGGAGCCCAGAGTGCTGGCGGCGGTCTCCCGCGACCGGGGGCTGATGGAGGTGGCGGGACACGACGGGGATCTGTACTCGGCCCTCTCGGACCGGGCGTTCAGCGGCGACCGCGCCCACGCCAAGCTCGCACTCCTCGGCGCGGTCTACGGCCAGACGTCAGGGGACGGCCTGAAGAACCTGGCGGCGCTGCGGCGCCGGTTCCCGGCAGCCGTGGCCTACGTCGACGACGCGGCGAAGGCGGGCGAGGAAGGACGCCTCGTGCGGACCTGGCTGGGGCGGACCAGCCCACCGGCGGCCGGCGCAGAGGACGGCGACGAGGCGGGCATCCCGCAGGAGGACCCGCCCCGCGGCCAGTTTCCGGAGGCCGGGCCGCCGGGCGGACCCCGCTCGTCGGACGCGCGCGCCTGGGGCCGCTTCACGCGGAACTTCGTGGTCCAGGGCAGCGCGGCCGACTGGGCGCTGCTGATGCTGGCCGCGCTGCGCCGCGCCCTCCATACGGCCGGGCTCCGCGCCGAGTTGGTCTTCTTCCAGCACGACGAGGTGATCGTGCACTGCCCGCGGGACGAGGCGCCGCAGGTGGTCGGGGCGATCCGCGCGGCCGGTGAGCTGGCCGGGCGGATCGCCTTCGGGGAGACACCGGTGCGGTTCCCGTTCACGACGGCGGTGGTGGAGTGCTACGCCGACGCGAAGTGACCGGAGAAATGACCGGTTCGCACCACGAAGACTGTCCGCCGGATGCTCGGGTACGCGGAGGGACGGGCACACGGCACAGCGAACCGAAGTGACCCGATGCAAGCCGCACGACATGACAGCACGCAAGACGTAACAGCACGCAAGACGTAAAGGAGTGCACGCACCATGACTGCCACCGTGAAGAGCACCCTGCCCGACGCCGCACGCGAGACCACCGGCAACGCGCTCCAGGGCACCCTGGTCGATCTGCTCGGCCTCTCGCTCCTCGCGAAGCAGGCGCACTGGAATGTGGTGGGGCCGCGCTTCCGCTCCATCCACCTCCAGCTCGACGAGGTGGTCACCACGTCCCGGGACTACGCGGACACGGTCGCCGAACGGTCCTCCGCCATCGGCGTACCGCCCGACGGACGTATCACCGCGCTGGCCAAGACGAGTGAGCTGCCGGAGCCCGCCACCGGCTGGATGCCCGACGACGACGTCGTAGCGCTGCTGGTGGACGCGCTGGGCGGGGTGATCACCCGGCTGCGCGCCGCGATCGCGGCGACCGACCAGGCGGACCCGGTGTCCCAGGATCTGCTGATCGGGCTGACCGCCGAACTGGAGAAGCAGCGCTGGATGTTCCAGGCGGAGAACGTCTGACCCGGGTCGTCGGCTCAGCCGCGTTCGTCCGCCAGCCGGGTTCGTCCGCCCAGCCGTGCTCGTCGGCCGGGGCGGACGCTCGGCATACCGGGCATACCGCGCACATCAGGCACACAGCGCGCACCGCGCACACCGAGAGCGCCGGGGGACACCGAGAGCACGGGGAACACCGCCTACTCCCCCGT comes from the Streptomyces sp. NBC_01471 genome and includes:
- a CDS encoding ATP-binding protein, producing MGTNGSTMLEPLRQGLPPIDPSAVSSSASCALPPKFEAVRGARHFTKSTLTSWGLCERFDDVALVVSELVTNALRHALPTDAPRDEDAPVRLHLMRWTSRLVCAVRDPSDGAPAARPTDDFAAESGRGLFLVDSFADSWGWHPLAGTLRGKVVWALFRLQGD
- a CDS encoding DNA starvation/stationary phase protection protein, which gives rise to MTATVKSTLPDAARETTGNALQGTLVDLLGLSLLAKQAHWNVVGPRFRSIHLQLDEVVTTSRDYADTVAERSSAIGVPPDGRITALAKTSELPEPATGWMPDDDVVALLVDALGGVITRLRAAIAATDQADPVSQDLLIGLTAELEKQRWMFQAENV
- a CDS encoding DUF2786 domain-containing protein is translated as MESVTDRAFAAALYSEGDAGLDTGASLLAADPAADAELGRRGEEFLRRAWQRGWQPADVVRLVRRELADRHVRLLASLITAEVRAYKRLPPRWRAQLDELAAPPWEADRFSYATALLELYRLLLRLPAIEPVGPAPGTDSLLPPHHHAEPRALGRIRALLAKAEATDYAAEAEALSGKAQELMARHSIDEARLAADGQRTDTPAACRIGVDAPYETAKAVLLDAVATANRCRAVWNSAFGFSTVVGFEPDLEVAELLHTSLLVQGMAAMTRAEAAQRAGGRKRTKTFRQSFLTAYASRLGQRLARTTEEVTAEAAGSLLPVLAERDVAVVSEADRMFPETTVSRVRGVTDEAGWLDGTAAADAAGLGTGA
- a CDS encoding FUSC family protein, whose protein sequence is MSWLRALNATARSGLTIQRRRLEPLIAFRGAAGLALVVLLSLDIFGPAVAASSAFGAFQAAIASFQRSWRARPVLALLSGGTLAVSTFLGYLSGAHITLFMALIALWAFLAGLAWAAGPTAGVIAASNVAMMLVTVTLPTSVPAAAGHAAMIATGAVVQAGLIVLFPIRRWGAQRDALADALAAEADYARRLRQDPVAHFDPEPFVTARSAATVTRREARRRPAALHGTRGIAERVRPVLASLADPAIGAAAEGPERDRVRELLAAAGSVLDTAAHAVRHGQPVVIAAPALAVLEAPDNSDVLTGPARRAAARLATLLRDVVETAQGEGTTTDTEPLVRPTLVRMAPVVLRAVGKELHSHDSPVLRHAIRIAVVAAVGYLIGFALPFGHGYWVPLASVMVMRPDFSQTYGRAVARFGGTLVGVAVATTVVQLAHPGPYPSGALAVVCAGLMFLLMRTGYAAGSACVSAYVVFLLGMSGLAVDQTVRDRVLLTLIGGLLAMVAYAVYPAWETPRLRNRLADWLLADGRYAAAVVAHYADPAGARRDDVRDAVLASRTARIAWQEALERAAHEPVRHRGLSRSAAADAEEAMGQLGRAAMLMEAHLPSRSTTPVPAARDVADALLHAVERGAKDIRQRRVPHWDEVRENLAAWDGEGVPDQVVRSGAGLLLNTLDQLTAALEEEAPRPRPQPAERP
- a CDS encoding NADP-dependent oxidoreductase, whose product is MEAIVFEEFGGPEVLRLKETPEPHAGPGQVRLKVAAAGVNALDHKIRSGWAEDMFPTPLPAIPGVEVAGTVDEIGEGVTGVALGDEVVGWSVTGAYAPYALAESVAPKPDALPWESAVALPVAGETSERVLKLLELKNGETLLVNGGAGAVGSIAVQLAAARGATVIATASEANHDFLRVLGATPVTYGEGLVERVRAVAPQGVDAVFDVAGKGALRDSIELRGGTTDRVVTIADPAAPELGVVFSGGAMSADAVTILAEQALLAADGTLRVEVAKVLPLEQAEQAQRLSEEGHVRGKLVLKV
- a CDS encoding bifunctional 3'-5' exonuclease/DNA polymerase — translated: MTERWALATAEGGGAHLAPLGGDGLPAGDVVHEPDLVEAVRSRPEVGRWVWRSTAEIYPRLLAAGVRVERCYDIEDAELLLLGHDGRYGEPRSAAAAWARLHRAPVPPDPRPRSAEPGAQSSLFEPAPVPMELGALLEVYADQLVRHGTTVHPDRMRLLTASESAGMLVAAEMHRDGLPWRSDVHRAVLDELLGERYAGGGEPRRMAELADEVSAAFGRRVRPELPADVIKAFGQAGIRVKSTRRWELESITHPAVRPLLQYKKLYRIWTANGWGWLQDWVRDGRFRPEYQPGGTVSGRWTTNGGGALQIPKVIRRAVVADDGWRLVVADADQMEPRVLAAVSRDRGLMEVAGHDGDLYSALSDRAFSGDRAHAKLALLGAVYGQTSGDGLKNLAALRRRFPAAVAYVDDAAKAGEEGRLVRTWLGRTSPPAAGAEDGDEAGIPQEDPPRGQFPEAGPPGGPRSSDARAWGRFTRNFVVQGSAADWALLMLAALRRALHTAGLRAELVFFQHDEVIVHCPRDEAPQVVGAIRAAGELAGRIAFGETPVRFPFTTAVVECYADAK
- a CDS encoding DUF397 domain-containing protein, producing MHHAYNGMAATELPGVTWQKSELSNSQGSCVEFARLPGGDVAVRNSRHPDGPALVYTRAEIAAMLHGAKAGEFDHLGAEQV
- a CDS encoding helix-turn-helix transcriptional regulator, with product MSAGESWGSSQTLSTGGGSVVRRILLGSQLRRLRDSLGITREAAGYSIRASESKISRMELGRVSFKSRDVEDLLTLYGVLDPTEREALLGLAKEANLAGWWHSYGDVLPGWFQTYIGLEGAASLIRAYEVQFVHGLLQTEAYAHAVVTRGNPDASASDIDRRVALRLERQKVLVAEHAPQFHAVLDESALRRPYGKRDVMRGQLEHLIEISEMQNVTLQVMPFSFGGHAGESGSFAMLRFPESDLSDLVYLEQLTGSLYLDKREEVAQYERAMGQLQQDSPPPEDTRSIIRDILRTT
- a CDS encoding aldehyde dehydrogenase family protein; translated protein: MSFFSELALQYIDGEWKPGSGSWDIIDFNPYDGTKLASVTVATAAEVDQAYRAAERAQEAWAGTNPYTRRGVFERALRIIEEREEDIAEAIVAELGGTRVKAAFELHLTKEFLREAVQLALRPEGRIIASPADGKENRVYRVPVGVVGVISPFNFPFLLSMKSVAPALALGNAVVLKPHQNTPVCGGTLVAKVFEEAGLPGGLLNVVVTDIAEIGDALLTHPVPKVISFTGSDKVGQHVATVCAAHFKHSVLELGGNSALIVLDDADIDYAVDAAVFSRYVHQGQVCMAANRILVDRGVEQEFTEKFVAKVRTLRTGDPADPATHIGPLINASQAEAVTSVVEQAVAAGATALVHGRTEGSLVAPSVLTGLAPDSPLLQQEIFGPVALLVPFDGEDEAVRIANDTPYGLSGAVHTGDVERGVRLARRVRTGMIHINDGTVHDEPIVPFGGEKRSGLGRLNGDSMVDVFTTQQWISIQHGRSGFPF